From Bacillus sp. Bos-x628, the proteins below share one genomic window:
- a CDS encoding aspartate kinase, whose amino-acid sequence MGLIVQKFGGTSVGTIEKIRRAADRVIAERKAGHDVVVVVSAMGKSTDVLVDLAKELTDAPSKREMDMLLTTGEQVTISLLAMALQAKGYDAISFTGWQAGMKTEKVHGNARIVEIDETRVKKELSAGKVVVVAGFQGIADDVHITTLGRGGSDTTAVALAAALKADKCDIYTDVPGVFTTDPRYVPSARKLAGISYDEMLELANLGAGVLHPRAVEFAKNYQVPLEVRSSIENEAGTFIEEESSMEQNLVVRGIAFEDQITRVTVCGLSSGLTTLSTIFTTLAKQNINVDIIIQSVTSTNQTSISFSVKTDDLSKTVEVLEEYKGALGYEQIETESKLAKVSIVGSGMVSNPGVAAEMFAVLAEKDIQVKMVSTSEIKVSTVVSRDDMVKAVEALHDAFELSKVSVAAHS is encoded by the coding sequence ATGGGATTAATTGTACAAAAATTTGGCGGTACATCCGTTGGCACGATCGAAAAAATACGCAGAGCCGCTGATAGAGTAATTGCTGAACGCAAGGCTGGACATGATGTGGTCGTTGTGGTCTCCGCAATGGGGAAATCAACCGATGTACTTGTAGACCTTGCCAAAGAACTAACAGATGCCCCGAGCAAAAGAGAAATGGATATGCTTTTGACGACTGGGGAGCAAGTGACGATCTCCTTACTAGCGATGGCGCTACAGGCAAAAGGCTATGATGCGATCTCCTTTACGGGCTGGCAGGCAGGAATGAAAACCGAGAAGGTGCATGGAAATGCAAGAATCGTGGAGATTGATGAAACAAGAGTAAAAAAGGAGCTAAGTGCGGGAAAAGTAGTCGTCGTTGCAGGATTCCAAGGGATTGCAGACGATGTACATATTACAACACTTGGTCGAGGCGGATCGGATACGACGGCTGTGGCACTTGCTGCTGCATTAAAAGCGGATAAATGTGATATTTACACAGACGTACCAGGCGTTTTTACGACAGATCCGCGTTATGTACCGTCAGCACGTAAGCTTGCAGGAATTTCATATGATGAAATGCTCGAACTTGCCAATTTAGGAGCAGGTGTATTGCATCCGAGAGCGGTTGAATTTGCGAAAAATTATCAAGTCCCATTAGAGGTCCGTTCTAGTATCGAAAATGAAGCGGGTACATTCATTGAGGAGGAATCATCCATGGAACAAAATTTAGTCGTAAGAGGAATTGCATTTGAAGATCAGATTACACGTGTCACTGTGTGCGGGCTTTCAAGCGGTTTGACGACACTGTCTACAATTTTTACTACACTCGCTAAGCAAAATATCAATGTCGATATCATCATTCAATCTGTCACAAGCACAAATCAAACGTCAATCTCTTTCTCTGTGAAAACGGATGATCTTTCTAAAACAGTTGAAGTATTAGAAGAATACAAAGGTGCATTAGGTTATGAACAGATTGAGACAGAAAGCAAATTAGCCAAGGTCTCCATTGTTGGTTCTGGCATGGTCTCAAATCCAGGGGTGGCTGCCGAAATGTTTGCTGTCTTAGCTGAAAAAGATATTCAAGTGAAAATGGTCAGTACGTCAGAGATCAAAGTATCAACTGTTGTCAGCCGTGATGATATGGTCAAAGCAGTTGAAGCACTGCATGATGCGTTTGAATTGTCAAAAGTGAGTGTAGCCGCTCATTCATAA
- the sdhA gene encoding succinate dehydrogenase flavoprotein subunit, translating to MSNSSIIVVGGGLAGLMATIKAAEAGTAVKLFSIVPVKRSHSVCAQGGINGAVNTKGEGDSPYEHFDDTVYGGDFLANQPPVKAMCEAAPSIIHLLDRMGVMFNRTSEGLLDFRRFGGTQHHRTAYAGATTGQQLLYALDEQVRRYEVAGLVTKYEGWEFLGVVLDDEQVCRGIVAQNLTTMEIESFRSDAVIMATGGPGIIFGKSTNSMINTGSAASIVYQQGAYYANGEFIQIHPTAIPGDDKLRLMSESARGEGGRVWTYKDGKPWYFLEEKYPAYGNLVPRDIATREIFDVCVEQKLGINGENMVYLDLSHKDPKELDIKLGGIIEIYEKFMGDDPRKLPMKIFPAVHYSMGGLWVDYDQMTNIKGLFAAGECDYSMHGGNRLGANSLLSAIYGGIVAGPNAVKYISGLEKSAEDLSSAMYDSAVKKEQEKWDNILSMDGTENAYVIHKELGEWMTDNVTVVRYNDKLLKTDQKIEELMERYKHININDTASWSNQGAAFTRQLDNMLQLARVITIGAYNRNESRGAHYKPEFPERNDQEFLKTTMATFKGKNEKPAFHYEDVDVSLIAPRKRDYSKKKVEK from the coding sequence ATGAGTAATTCTAGCATCATCGTTGTCGGAGGCGGCTTGGCTGGTCTCATGGCAACCATTAAAGCAGCAGAAGCGGGAACGGCTGTTAAACTATTTTCAATCGTACCTGTAAAACGTTCACATTCTGTTTGCGCACAGGGCGGAATTAATGGAGCGGTAAATACAAAAGGTGAAGGAGATTCACCTTATGAACATTTTGATGACACGGTATATGGCGGAGACTTCTTAGCGAACCAGCCGCCAGTCAAGGCAATGTGTGAAGCAGCGCCGTCCATTATCCACTTACTTGATCGTATGGGAGTTATGTTTAATAGAACATCAGAAGGATTATTGGACTTCCGCCGCTTTGGTGGAACGCAACACCATAGAACCGCCTATGCTGGTGCAACGACTGGACAGCAGCTACTTTACGCACTTGATGAACAAGTGCGCCGCTATGAAGTAGCAGGGCTTGTGACGAAATACGAAGGCTGGGAATTCCTTGGCGTTGTCCTAGATGACGAACAAGTTTGTCGTGGAATTGTTGCACAAAACCTGACAACGATGGAGATTGAATCTTTCCGTTCAGATGCTGTCATCATGGCAACAGGTGGACCTGGCATCATTTTTGGAAAATCAACGAACTCTATGATTAATACAGGTTCAGCAGCTTCTATCGTGTATCAGCAAGGTGCTTACTATGCAAATGGAGAATTCATTCAAATTCACCCAACGGCGATTCCTGGGGATGATAAGCTTCGTCTCATGAGTGAATCGGCTCGTGGTGAAGGTGGACGCGTGTGGACATATAAAGACGGGAAGCCATGGTACTTCCTTGAAGAAAAATATCCAGCATACGGAAACCTTGTTCCGCGTGACATCGCAACACGTGAAATTTTTGACGTATGCGTAGAGCAAAAGCTTGGCATCAATGGAGAAAACATGGTGTATCTTGACCTTTCTCACAAAGATCCAAAAGAGCTTGATATTAAGCTTGGCGGTATCATTGAAATTTATGAAAAATTCATGGGTGATGATCCGCGTAAGCTTCCGATGAAAATTTTTCCTGCTGTTCATTATTCAATGGGCGGATTATGGGTTGATTATGATCAAATGACAAATATCAAAGGGTTGTTCGCTGCAGGAGAATGCGATTACTCCATGCATGGCGGAAACAGACTTGGTGCTAACTCATTACTTTCAGCGATATACGGCGGAATCGTCGCAGGTCCGAATGCGGTGAAATACATTAGCGGCCTTGAAAAGTCTGCTGAAGACTTATCTTCTGCCATGTATGACAGTGCAGTGAAGAAAGAACAAGAGAAATGGGATAATATCCTAAGTATGGATGGAACAGAAAACGCATACGTGATTCATAAAGAGCTTGGCGAGTGGATGACAGACAACGTCACAGTAGTTCGTTACAATGATAAGTTGCTGAAAACAGATCAGAAGATTGAAGAGCTGATGGAGCGCTATAAGCACATCAATATAAACGATACAGCATCATGGAGCAACCAAGGAGCTGCCTTTACCCGTCAGCTTGACAATATGCTTCAGTTGGCAAGAGTGATTACGATTGGGGCATACAATCGTAATGAAAGCCGAGGCGCACATTATAAACCGGAATTCCCTGAGAGAAATGATCAAGAATTCCTAAAAACAACGATGGCAACGTTCAAAGGTAAAAATGAGAAGCCTGCATTCCACTATGAGGACGTCGATGTATCGTTAATTGCACCTCGTAAACGAGATTACTCGAAGAAAAAGGTGGAGAAGTAA
- a CDS encoding succinate dehydrogenase cytochrome b558 subunit gives MSGNKDFFYRRLHSLLGVIPVGLFLVQHLVINHFATRGPEAFNKAAHFMEQLPFRYALELFVIFLPLIYHAVYGVYIAFTAKYNTSRFSYLRNWLFTLQRITGIITLIFVSWHVWETRIQAQLGAEVNYDMMANILSSPFMLGFYIVGVLSTIFHFANGLWSFAVSWGITVSPRSQRISTYVTLGIFIALSYVGLRAIFAFV, from the coding sequence ATGTCGGGGAACAAAGACTTTTTTTATCGGAGATTGCATTCTTTGCTTGGCGTCATTCCAGTTGGTCTATTTTTAGTACAGCACTTGGTAATCAACCACTTTGCGACAAGAGGACCAGAGGCGTTTAACAAAGCTGCACATTTTATGGAACAACTTCCATTTAGATATGCACTTGAGCTGTTTGTTATTTTCTTGCCGCTCATCTATCATGCTGTTTATGGCGTGTACATAGCCTTTACGGCAAAATACAACACGTCTCGCTTCAGTTACTTAAGAAACTGGTTGTTTACGCTTCAAAGGATTACTGGTATCATCACATTAATTTTTGTCTCTTGGCATGTATGGGAAACAAGAATTCAAGCTCAGCTTGGAGCAGAAGTAAACTATGATATGATGGCGAATATTTTAAGCTCTCCATTTATGCTTGGTTTCTATATTGTTGGCGTTTTGTCTACTATTTTCCATTTTGCGAATGGTTTGTGGTCATTTGCTGTTAGCTGGGGAATTACCGTGTCACCACGCTCACAAAGAATTTCCACATATGTGACATTAGGTATATTTATAGCGCTTTCATATGTAGGACTAAGAGCAATTTTCGCTTTTGTTTAA
- the sdhB gene encoding succinate dehydrogenase iron-sulfur subunit, which yields MSEKNTIQFIITRQDTADGQPYEEEFEIPYRPNMNVISALMEIRRNPVNKKGEKTTAVNWDMNCLEEVCGACSMVINGKPRQSCTALIDKLEQPIRLEPMKTFPVVRDLQVDRSRMFNSLKKVKAWVPIDGTYDLGPGPRMPEKKRQWAYELSKCMTCGVCLEACPNVNDKSSFMGPAPLSQVRLFNAHPTGAMNKSDRLEEIMGDGGLANCGNSQNCVKACPKGIPLTTSIAALNRDTTFQAFRNFFGSDHAE from the coding sequence ATGAGTGAAAAAAACACGATCCAATTCATTATCACACGTCAAGATACAGCAGACGGCCAGCCTTATGAAGAGGAGTTCGAAATCCCTTACCGCCCAAATATGAACGTCATTTCCGCACTCATGGAAATTAGACGTAACCCAGTGAATAAAAAAGGGGAAAAAACAACGGCAGTCAATTGGGATATGAACTGTCTTGAAGAGGTTTGCGGTGCTTGCTCGATGGTGATTAACGGAAAACCGCGGCAATCATGTACAGCACTGATTGACAAGTTAGAGCAACCAATCCGTCTTGAGCCAATGAAGACGTTCCCAGTTGTCAGAGACTTGCAGGTAGATAGAAGCCGCATGTTTAATTCATTGAAAAAAGTGAAAGCATGGGTGCCGATTGATGGCACATACGATCTTGGACCAGGACCAAGAATGCCCGAGAAAAAACGTCAATGGGCGTATGAGTTATCTAAGTGTATGACATGTGGCGTCTGCCTAGAAGCTTGTCCGAACGTGAATGATAAGTCTTCCTTTATGGGTCCTGCACCGCTTTCACAAGTGCGTCTATTTAACGCACATCCAACAGGTGCGATGAATAAGTCAGACCGTCTTGAAGAGATTATGGGTGATGGGGGTCTTGCAAACTGTGGTAACTCTCAAAACTGTGTAAAGGCTTGTCCGAAAGGAATTCCGCTGACAACATCAATTGCAGCACTTAATCGAGATACAACATTCCAGGCTTTCCGTAATTTCTTCGGAAGCGATCACGCAGAATAA
- a CDS encoding LysR family transcriptional regulator: MDEKDWRFLKVLYEEKNITKAAEKLFVSQPALSYRLKQLEEEFDMKLFFKRKRGIEFTSEGEYLADYANDMLKQLQQTKDDMLNMQKKVKGTIRLGVSSNFAQYKLPEILKKFSKEYPHVQFMVNTGWSTKVMDLLGTSSVHLGILRGDYDWNGERFLLDKERLCIISKSEIQLKDLPKLPLIDYHTDSSLKRLINRWWQETFTMPPLVTMETDRQDTSKEMVKHGLGYAIVPEICLRSSDELFVKGLSYKDGQPVLRDTWLMYQPDSLHLSVVKAFIEFLRSQQN; encoded by the coding sequence ATGGATGAGAAAGACTGGCGATTTCTAAAGGTACTTTATGAAGAAAAGAACATCACAAAGGCCGCAGAAAAATTATTTGTCTCGCAGCCTGCTTTAAGCTATCGATTGAAGCAGCTTGAAGAGGAGTTTGATATGAAGCTTTTCTTCAAAAGAAAACGAGGGATTGAATTTACGTCAGAGGGCGAGTATTTGGCTGACTATGCAAATGACATGCTCAAACAGCTCCAGCAAACGAAAGATGACATGCTCAATATGCAAAAAAAGGTCAAAGGAACGATCCGTTTAGGGGTCTCAAGTAATTTTGCCCAGTATAAACTGCCAGAAATTTTAAAGAAATTTTCCAAAGAGTATCCGCATGTTCAATTTATGGTGAACACAGGCTGGAGCACAAAAGTAATGGATTTGTTAGGAACATCAAGTGTGCACTTAGGGATTTTAAGAGGAGATTACGACTGGAATGGTGAAAGGTTTTTGCTCGATAAAGAGCGGCTTTGTATCATTTCAAAATCTGAAATACAGCTAAAGGACCTCCCGAAGCTGCCGCTGATTGATTATCATACGGACAGTTCATTAAAACGATTGATTAACAGATGGTGGCAGGAAACGTTCACAATGCCTCCGCTTGTGACGATGGAGACAGATCGGCAAGATACATCAAAAGAAATGGTGAAGCATGGCTTAGGCTATGCCATTGTCCCAGAAATTTGCCTCAGATCAAGTGACGAGCTATTTGTGAAAGGTCTTTCATATAAAGATGGACAGCCTGTTCTCAGAGATACATGGCTCATGTATCAGCCAGACTCACTTCATTTGTCAGTAGTCAAAGCATTTATTGAGTTTTTAAGAAGTCAGCAAAATTAG
- a CDS encoding YslB family protein produces MNKYESNLEQLKEIEVNGFAYELIREVLLPDILGQDHPSMMYFAGKMLARKFPQESWEKIPEFFHDAGWGTLTIIHSKKQEIEFELEGPLVSNRLTYQKEPCFQMEAGFIAEQIQLLNEHIAESYEQVKKRAEKVILTVKWDLKDPC; encoded by the coding sequence ATGAATAAATACGAATCTAACTTAGAACAACTAAAAGAAATTGAAGTCAATGGGTTTGCCTACGAGCTGATACGCGAAGTTCTGCTGCCTGACATTCTTGGTCAGGATCATCCATCTATGATGTATTTTGCGGGTAAGATGCTTGCTCGTAAATTCCCTCAAGAATCATGGGAGAAAATCCCCGAATTTTTCCATGATGCCGGATGGGGTACACTCACCATCATCCATTCTAAAAAACAGGAAATTGAGTTTGAGCTCGAAGGTCCACTTGTATCAAATCGACTCACCTATCAAAAAGAGCCTTGCTTTCAAATGGAGGCTGGTTTCATCGCTGAACAAATTCAGCTACTGAATGAGCACATTGCTGAATCTTATGAACAAGTCAAAAAACGTGCTGAAAAAGTCATTTTAACGGTTAAATGGGATTTAAAAGACCCTTGCTAA
- a CDS encoding thioesterase family protein: protein MRVPSYIQEPFEDWRASFRFYIEATVRFSETDMFGHMNNVTPFVYFEEARIAFFQKTGLVDKRMKRAKETITVVANLQCDYIKQVEIGERLRVYVKPEKVGSSSIILHYLGENEQQEPCFTGCVTMVQISKETSAPVPFTEKEKEAFQAQRN from the coding sequence ATGAGAGTGCCATCATATATTCAAGAACCGTTTGAAGACTGGAGAGCATCATTTCGCTTTTATATAGAAGCCACTGTCCGTTTTTCAGAAACAGATATGTTTGGTCATATGAACAATGTTACGCCTTTTGTTTATTTTGAAGAAGCACGTATTGCTTTTTTTCAAAAAACAGGTCTTGTCGATAAGCGAATGAAACGAGCGAAAGAGACGATCACAGTCGTTGCAAACTTGCAGTGTGATTACATCAAGCAGGTGGAGATTGGCGAAAGGCTTCGTGTCTACGTGAAGCCGGAAAAAGTAGGCTCAAGCTCAATAATCCTTCACTATCTAGGAGAAAATGAGCAGCAGGAGCCATGTTTTACAGGCTGTGTCACAATGGTACAAATCAGTAAAGAAACGAGTGCACCAGTCCCTTTTACAGAAAAAGAGAAAGAGGCGTTTCAAGCTCAGCGAAATTAA
- a CDS encoding biotin--[acetyl-CoA-carboxylase] ligase: MEIFQYDTIDSTNNEAKRLIQKGHVPPFAVYAKKQTDGRGRLGRPWETPSGNVALTMTVKLPNDLSTQATIAPLTALALYDVLKPVMRDENQLAIKWPNDILINEAKVSGTLIEADRNAIYIGVGINVRTKPEHVPYKTICLSEITDVNPDHLVRELTTVFEKYYVRWQNEGFEVLTSLYNKRLFRINKPLRISLDRDKQNGVEGICCGINRFGHLLLKDDLGNVKAHSAGDIDAPIQK, from the coding sequence ATGGAAATTTTTCAATATGACACCATTGATAGTACAAATAATGAAGCGAAAAGGCTCATTCAAAAAGGGCATGTACCTCCATTTGCCGTATATGCAAAAAAGCAGACAGATGGAAGGGGCAGGCTTGGAAGACCGTGGGAGACGCCCTCTGGTAACGTTGCATTGACAATGACGGTGAAACTTCCGAATGATCTTTCGACACAGGCAACAATTGCGCCGCTGACGGCACTTGCCCTCTATGATGTACTTAAACCAGTGATGAGAGATGAGAATCAACTGGCGATCAAATGGCCAAATGATATTCTTATCAATGAAGCGAAGGTATCCGGTACATTGATTGAAGCAGACCGCAATGCCATCTATATAGGTGTTGGCATCAATGTGCGAACGAAGCCAGAGCATGTTCCGTACAAAACCATCTGTTTATCGGAGATTACAGATGTTAACCCAGATCACCTAGTGAGAGAACTAACGACGGTTTTTGAAAAATACTATGTGCGCTGGCAAAACGAAGGGTTTGAAGTCCTTACTTCGTTATACAATAAACGATTATTTCGTATCAATAAACCGCTTCGTATCTCATTAGACCGTGATAAACAAAATGGGGTAGAAGGCATTTGCTGCGGGATCAATCGCTTTGGTCATTTGTTATTAAAAGATGATCTAGGAAACGTGAAAGCCCATTCTGCAGGGGATATTGATGCACCTATCCAAAAGTAA
- a CDS encoding PrpF domain-containing protein, with product MRKVPITIMRGGTSKGVFIQAKDAPYEHKELEAFLLDIMGSPDRLQVDGIGGGNSLTSKVAIIDKATRPDVDVNYTFAQVSIHERYVDFKGNCGNISSAVGPYAIIKGFVQAVEPITTVRILNTNTNKIIVAEVEVENGEVKFEGDAEIPGVKGTGSPIYLSFEKPEGAVTGKIFPTGNSIDIIQTKFGEIPISIVDIANPIAFIRANDIHLKGTELPEEFTEQLLNDMEEIRSIAAEMCQFAPKEMATLQSPAVPKLAMISAPANYVDTNGIMRRAADMDIMVRMLSMQRPHQSLAITGSVCVSASCFMEDTLPAQLYHGQHDTLRIGHPAGIMQTEIDISQNRVKVIRTARKILDGVVFTKQDYMVQSHIKK from the coding sequence ATGAGAAAAGTTCCAATCACAATCATGCGAGGCGGTACAAGCAAAGGGGTATTCATTCAAGCAAAAGATGCACCCTATGAACACAAAGAGCTCGAGGCATTTCTTTTAGACATTATGGGCAGTCCTGACCGGCTGCAGGTTGATGGAATCGGCGGCGGTAATTCTTTAACAAGCAAGGTGGCGATTATCGACAAAGCCACTCGTCCAGATGTTGATGTAAATTATACGTTCGCGCAAGTCAGCATTCATGAGAGATATGTCGACTTTAAAGGGAACTGTGGGAATATCTCATCAGCCGTTGGACCATATGCCATTATTAAAGGGTTTGTTCAAGCAGTTGAGCCCATCACGACTGTACGTATCCTCAATACCAACACAAATAAAATCATTGTGGCAGAGGTAGAAGTTGAAAATGGTGAAGTTAAATTTGAAGGAGATGCAGAAATACCAGGAGTAAAAGGGACAGGTTCTCCCATTTATTTATCCTTTGAAAAGCCTGAAGGAGCTGTCACAGGTAAAATTTTTCCGACGGGGAACAGCATTGATATCATTCAGACAAAGTTCGGAGAGATTCCAATCTCTATCGTTGACATAGCGAATCCAATTGCCTTTATCCGTGCAAATGATATCCACTTAAAAGGAACGGAATTGCCTGAGGAGTTTACAGAGCAATTACTCAATGATATGGAAGAGATACGTTCCATAGCTGCTGAAATGTGTCAGTTCGCTCCAAAAGAAATGGCTACACTACAGTCTCCAGCTGTTCCGAAGCTTGCGATGATTAGTGCGCCAGCTAATTATGTCGATACAAATGGGATCATGAGGCGAGCAGCAGATATGGATATAATGGTGCGCATGTTATCGATGCAAAGACCCCATCAATCACTTGCCATTACCGGCTCTGTCTGCGTGTCAGCCAGCTGCTTTATGGAAGATACACTTCCTGCACAGCTTTATCATGGTCAACATGATACGCTTCGTATTGGACACCCTGCTGGTATTATGCAGACTGAAATTGATATATCCCAAAACAGAGTCAAGGTCATACGAACCGCAAGAAAAATCCTTGACGGGGTTGTCTTTACGAAACAAGACTATATGGTTCAGTCTCATATTAAAAAGTGA